A stretch of Triticum aestivum cultivar Chinese Spring chromosome 1D, IWGSC CS RefSeq v2.1, whole genome shotgun sequence DNA encodes these proteins:
- the LOC123181783 gene encoding uncharacterized protein: protein MAAAPAVGSNGHDAHGRASCRENLLRPRPPARPGAPVPVRGHAVETIEPSGDTAADNRQLTEDGHGDSTECSSSFGPSCSVSDDETKSGMHDMEVDSPFLGNFNVDATASLPKTPRQKQVTAEWRKAVRPIMWRCHWLELRMKELSSQVAKYDRELALISHEKDLQSEMIATDSSCPEWAKLDAQGHDRNIMKRRQRQRLEDIVDTSLYMDSHQILSYYHESKNRNSGAETDGLLIYDDTVVEDTKRRVPDNTLPESKETDRVLEQYSLTDILRTIDSIQSRVLRLQGHLSKVCSNHAQVKVPPNSQKAQTQLASCKKDGHRPQKKRDLNSLLQEEDKPRPLVGVPTALPDRCTDYVMEYGKRNIAEEGATQPYAKKVTFESLFGADNPLIHHTHLGELYKENADDVLIDNRAALVEGYQQFEKVKQEAQNHVELANKVANTLLSRGEETVARQVVKLEPVYEIAPSVKQVGPGNKRSKKPKKKSGSSLPPLEEQIEMSPDVPAKKRTVKDLHNLKNEKPVFVAVDTRRSQRVRKPKKYGSD, encoded by the exons ATGGCAGCGGCTCCGGCGGTGGGCAGCAACGGCCATGACGCCCATGGCAGGGCCAGCTGCCGGGAGAACCTTCTTCGCCCCCGCCCCCCTGCTCGCCCCGGCGCGCCGGTGCCTGTCCGTGGTCATGCGGTGGAGACGATCGAGCCTTCAGGCGACACGGCTGCTGATAATCGTCAGTTAACTGAAGACGGCCATGGGGACAGCACGGAGTGCTCGAGCTCATTTGGGCCCTCTTGCTCTGTATCTGATGACGAGACCAAGTCAGGCATGCACGACATGGAGGTGGACTCGCCTTTCCTGGGTAATTTCAATGTGGATGCCACCGCTTCTCTTCCAAAGACGCCCAG ACAGAAACAAGTGACAGCTGAGTGGAGAAAGGCCGTTCGCCCAATTATGTGGCGATGCCACTGGTTAGAATTGCGTATGAAGGAGCTTTCGTCGCAAGTAGCAAAGTATGACAGGGAACTTGCTTTAATCAGTCATGAAAAAGATCTGCAGTCTGAGATGATTGCAACCGATAGTTCTTGTCCAGAATGGGCAAAACTGGATGCCCAAGGCCATGATAGAAATATTATGAAGAGGAGACAACGGCAAAGGCTTGAAGACATCGTGGACACCTCATTGTACATGGATAGTCATCAAATATTATCCTATTATCATG AAAGCAAAAACAGAAACAGTGGAGCTGAAACAGATGGTCTGTTGATTTATGATGATACAG TTGTTGAGGATACTAAAAGAAGAGTTCCTGACAATACATTACCGGAGTCTAAGGAAACAGACAGGGTCTTAGAACAATATTCTTTAACAGATATTCTTCGGACAATTGATAGTATCCAGTCTCGAGTCCTTAGGCTTCAAGGTCATCTCAGCAAGGTTTGCAGCAATCACGCACAAGTTAAGGTGCCTCCAAATAGTCAGAAGGCTCAAACACAGTTAGCCTCTTGTAAGAAGGATGGACACCGTCCTCAGAAAAAGAGGGATCTGAATAGTTTGCTTCAGGAGGAGGATAAACCTAGACCACTTGTTGGAGTTCCAACTGCTTTACCAGATAGGTGCACTGACTATGTAATGGAATATGGAAAGAGAAATATCGCAGAAGAAGGTGCAACACAACCATATGCAAAGAAAGTCACATTTGAGTCACTCTTTGGTGCAGATAATCCCTTAATTCATCATACTCATCTAGGAGAATTATACAAAGAA AATGCTGATGATGTCCTAATAGACAATAGAGCAGCCCTAGTAGAAGGGTACCAGCAGTTTGAGAAGGTGAAGCAGGAAGCACAGAATCATGTGGAGCTGGCTAATAAGGTTGCTAACACCCTTCTTTCCAGAGGAGAAGAAACTGTTGCAAGACAGGTGGTTAAGCTTGAACCAGTTTATGAAATAGCTCCAAGTGTGAAGCAAGTCGGCCCTGGAAATAAACGAAGCAAGAAACCAAAGAAGAAATCTGGGAGCTCTCTGCCTCCTTTGGAGGAGCAAATCGAGATGTCCCCTGATGTACCTGCAAAGAAGAGAACTGTCAAAGATCTGCACAATTTGAAGAATGAAAAGCCTGTTTTCGTAGCTGTGGACACGCGGAGGAGCCAACGAGTCCGAAAACCCAAAAAGTACGGAAGCGATTGA